A window of Mucilaginibacter paludis DSM 18603 contains these coding sequences:
- a CDS encoding RagB/SusD family nutrient uptake outer membrane protein — protein MNKDLSGLLKKILLLTLCVGTLPSCKKMYDLQPQDSLNGSQVYQNIYDADAAVLGIYGQFIGLADRYIILNELQGDLADITPNASNYLKQLGNHTVTADNPYADPRPFYKVINSCNDALKNFGIMHQSKLLDDNQYYQRYSDIGILRSWLYLQVGIQYGTVPYVTDPIADVNDLNNESKFPKITFDQLLDKLIAFTGTIPTPYLAQNTSVTSPTLLVANSNYILKDGVFKFFIHKKSFLGDLNLWKGNYLQAASYYKDVVETATSLVAGNDFDIQLYDTYRVTNDNSGRNTLMTTGTTNPWPAIFSNPLSETETNRERMWILPLDQNYNANPFLALFSSTSSYLLKPSALAINNWDNQTRSDGGLGDRRGLNGSYRVTKGKPEIAKYLYNYDPLLPLSTKTGIWLLYRAGALHLHYAEAVNQLGRSQLAGVVINDGFYTGFPGSVSSYNGVPEAYPFNFNAVKPSGGINGNWYRSIGIRGRAVNKNVTFDPTNLVTDTENKIIDEDGLELAYEGYRWPDLLRVALRRYATDPSYLANKIGAKFDAVGSADASTVRARLSNKANWFLPFKWQ, from the coding sequence ATGAACAAGGATTTATCTGGTTTATTAAAAAAGATTTTACTGTTAACCTTATGCGTTGGCACACTCCCGTCGTGCAAAAAAATGTATGATTTACAGCCCCAGGATTCGTTGAACGGAAGCCAGGTTTATCAGAATATATACGATGCCGACGCGGCTGTGCTGGGTATATACGGGCAGTTTATCGGCCTGGCCGACCGGTATATCATCCTGAACGAGTTACAGGGCGATCTGGCCGATATTACTCCCAACGCCAGTAATTATCTGAAGCAATTAGGTAACCATACTGTCACCGCGGATAACCCATATGCGGATCCGAGGCCATTTTATAAGGTGATCAATAGCTGTAACGATGCATTGAAAAATTTTGGCATCATGCATCAAAGCAAATTGCTTGATGATAATCAGTACTATCAGCGTTACAGCGACATTGGTATTTTGCGTTCATGGTTATACCTGCAGGTGGGGATACAATATGGCACCGTTCCGTATGTTACCGATCCGATTGCAGATGTGAATGACCTGAATAATGAGAGTAAATTTCCTAAAATAACATTCGACCAATTGTTAGATAAACTGATAGCCTTCACCGGTACTATCCCCACACCATATCTCGCTCAAAACACCTCGGTAACAAGCCCTACCTTACTTGTTGCTAACAGTAACTATATTTTGAAGGATGGTGTATTTAAATTTTTTATTCATAAGAAAAGCTTCCTTGGCGACCTGAACCTATGGAAAGGCAATTATCTGCAAGCGGCATCTTATTATAAGGATGTAGTGGAAACGGCCACCTCGTTAGTTGCCGGTAATGACTTTGATATTCAGTTGTATGATACCTACCGGGTTACTAATGATAATAGTGGGCGTAATACTTTAATGACAACGGGCACAACAAACCCTTGGCCTGCTATTTTCTCAAATCCTTTGTCGGAAACCGAAACTAACCGTGAGCGCATGTGGATACTGCCGCTTGACCAGAATTATAATGCAAACCCTTTTCTGGCTCTGTTTTCTTCAACTTCAAGCTATTTGCTCAAACCTTCGGCACTGGCCATCAACAACTGGGATAACCAAACACGGTCTGACGGCGGCTTAGGCGACCGAAGGGGCTTAAATGGATCGTACAGGGTAACCAAAGGAAAGCCAGAAATTGCAAAATATCTGTATAATTATGATCCCCTGCTGCCCTTAAGTACAAAAACCGGCATCTGGTTACTTTACAGAGCCGGAGCCCTGCACTTACATTATGCCGAGGCCGTAAATCAGTTAGGCCGTAGCCAGCTTGCGGGAGTAGTGATAAACGATGGCTTTTATACCGGTTTCCCTGGCAGCGTAAGTTCCTATAACGGAGTGCCGGAAGCGTATCCTTTTAATTTTAACGCGGTTAAACCCAGCGGAGGCATCAATGGAAACTGGTACCGCAGCATAGGCATCAGAGGGCGCGCTGTTAACAAAAATGTAACCTTCGACCCAACCAACCTGGTTACCGATACTGAAAATAAAATTATTGACGAAGATGGCCTCGAACTGGCATATGAAGGTTACAGGTGGCCCGATCTGCTTCGCGTAGCTTTAAGAAGGTATGCAACCGACCCCAGCTACCTTGCTAATAAAATAGGGGCTAAGTTTGATGCAGTTGGTAGCGCAGACGCAAGTACAGTAAGAGCACGTTTATCAAACAAGGCCAATTGGTTCCTGCCGTTTAAATGGCAATAA